Proteins from a genomic interval of Cucumis melo cultivar AY chromosome 7, USDA_Cmelo_AY_1.0, whole genome shotgun sequence:
- the LOC103493857 gene encoding mitotic spindle checkpoint protein BUBR1 translates to MEDPRIKELDPETEFLCSKRKTQNDWELFKENVKPLKRGRNITILNNALKSHTDNHIKKSLLENRRKLIEAIDDYKGDDPLQPWLECIKWVQEAYPAGGDFSGLVLIYEHCVRTFWHSDRYKEDLRYLKVWLEYAENCFDAEVIFNFLHANAIGTTHSAYYISYALHLESNAKIKAANDTFNLGISRNAQPIDKLKDVYRMFLTRSMQRPKAAEESMEKCLPVRSFGTVLSNPEHHRPPTMGNFQPSRKNMKAERPYLAPLDVYDDSKVVSTSHLEPDASKTHSNSWTILGSRRERNKENNALPSKWTSNKIPQRIGSRVGGASASAPLEVFVDEECEKPAHNLEHNEGGKSSTTHLRQVDGRNYKRETDLLRQNPLRNFPSNSFR, encoded by the exons ATGGAAGACCCTAGGATAAAGGAATTGGACCCAGAAACCGAGTTCCTTTGCTCCAAGCGCAAGACTCAGAACGACTGGGAACTCTTCAAAGAGAACGTCAAACCTCTGAAGAGGGGTCGCAATATCACCATCTTGAACAATGCCCTCAAATCCCACACCGATAATCATATCAAGAAATCCCTCCTTGAAAATCGAAG GAAATTGATTGAGGCTATCGATGATTACAAAGGCGACGATCCCCTGCAGCCATGGCTCGA GTGTATTAAATGGGTTCAAGAAGCATATCCAGCTGGCGGTGATTTCTCTGGACTTGTTTTGATATACGAACATTGTGTGCGGACATTTTGGCATTCAGACCGCTACAAGGAAGATCTCCGTTATTTGAAAGTGTGGCTCGAATAT GCTGAAAATTGTTTCGATGCGGAagtcatatttaattttctgCATGCGAATGCGATTGGGACCACACATTCTGCATATTACATATCGTATGCTCTGCATTTGGAATCCAATGCCAAAATAAAGGCTGCAAATGACACTTTTAATCTTGGTATTTCAAG GAACGCTCAGCCAATAGACAAATTGAAGGATGTTTATAGAATGTTTCTTACACGCTCAATGCAAAGACCAAAAGCAGCCGAA GAGTCGATGGAAAAATGCTTGCCAGTTCGTAGCTTTGGAACTGTACTTTCCAATCCCGAGCACCACC GGCCACCTACAATGGGCAATTTCCAGCCGTCCAGGAAAAACATGAAAGCAGAAAG GCCATATCTAGCTCCActtgatgtttatgatgattcAAAAGTCGTCAGTACTTCACACCTTGAGCCAGATGCGTCAAAGACACATTCGAATTCTTGGACAATACTAGGGAGTCGAAGGgagagaaataaagaaaacaatgcGCTTCCTTCCAAATGGACTTCCAACAAG ATACCACAAAGAATTGGATCCAGGGTTGGGGGGGCGAGTGCAAGTGCACCCTTAGAGGTGTTTGTAGATGAAGAATGTGAAAA GCCGGCGCATAACTTGGAACACAATGAAGGTGGAAAATCGTCAACCACACACCTTAGGCAGGTTGATGGACGCAATTATAAAAG GGAAACAGACTTGCTGAGGCAGAATCCATTGCGCAATTTCCCTTCTAACAGCTTCCGATGA
- the LOC103493856 gene encoding splicing factor U2af small subunit B-like, with amino-acid sequence MAEHLASIFGTEKDRVNCPFYFKIGACRHGDRCSRLHNRPTISPTLLLSNMYQRPDMITPGVDAQGQPIDPRKIQEHFEDFYEDIYEELGKFGEIESLNVCDNLADHMIGNVYVQFREEDQAAAALQALQGRFYSGRPIIADFSPVTDFREATCRQYEENNCNRGGYCNFMHVKMIGKDLRRKLFGRYRGYRPSRSRSRSLSPRNRKEYDRRERDYREREYRGNGRSKERHDRDGGRRRHGSPRRSRSRSPVIAREGSEERRARIEQWNREREEKQ; translated from the coding sequence ATGGCTGAACACTTGGCCTCAATATTTGGCACCGAGAAGGACCGTGTCAACTGCCCTTTCTATTTCAAGATCGGCGCTTGCCGACATGGAGATCGCTGCTCTCGCCTCCACAACCGCCCTACTATTTCCCCCACTCTCCTCTTATCCAACATGTACCAGCGCCCCGACATGATCACCCCGGGCGTTGATGCTCAGGGCCAGCCCATAGATCCCCGAAAGATTCAGGAACACTTTGAAGATTTCTACGAAGACATTTACGAGGAACTTGGCAAGTTCGGTGAGATCGAGAGCCTTAATGTCTGCGATAATCTCGCCGACCACATGATTGGAAATGTCTACGTTCAGTTTAGGGAAGAGGACCAGGCTGCCGCCGCACTCCAAGCGTTGCAAGGGCGGTTTTACTCAGGTCGACCCATTATCGCAGATTTTTCTCCGGTAACTGATTTCCGCGAAGCCACGTGCCGCCAGTACGAGGAGAATAATTGCAATCGAGGGGGATATTGCAATTTTATGCACGTAAAGATGATTGGGAAGGATTTGAGAAGGAAGCTATTCGGTAGGTACCGGGGATATAGGCCCAGCCGGAGCAGGAGTAGAAGTTTGAGTCCGCGGAACCGGAAAGAGTACGATAGGCGTGAGAGGGATTACAGAGAACGTGAGTATCGCGGAAATGGACGGAGCAAGGAGCGTCATGATAGGGATGGGGGAAGGAGAAGACATGGTAGCCCCAGACGAAGCCGAAGCAGAAGCCCCGTCATTGCGAGAGAAGGTAGCGAAGAGCGACGTGCCCGTATTGAACAGTGGAACCGAGAAAGGGAGGAGAAGCAGTGA
- the LOC103493855 gene encoding bZIP transcription factor 60 → MEEDLQFSEYDDLSGQIDWNDFFDEFPEVEIPIVEDSASPDSISSWINHIENALLNDDEDNGLGLSLPTPTHDLCDSFLADVLVDSHEEPSVIDVDSNASDCGNDFTNSQKEDVHKVSPAAPTDDCCVSFMADVLADAHGRSSGVDAVVDVLSNASDCGDDSNNSQKEKVDAANIDESVGEDVGDAVSKKRRRQLRNRDAAVRSRERKKMYVKDLEMKSKFLEGECRRLGRLLQCYCAENQALRFSLQMGGASGVSLTKQESAVLLLESLLLGSLLWLMGTVCLFTLPRLPQSTLEPVPQERMENEGPGSAPLNGRENNNSIRSYSSLQTRRCKAARTRMKPSMFDAILGASSALIST, encoded by the exons ATGGAGGAGGATCTCCAGTTCTCCGAATACGATGACTTAAGCGGACAGATTGATTGGAACGACTTCTTTGATGAATTCCCGGAGGTGGAAATTCCTATTGTCGAGGACTCGGCATCCCCCGACTCTATTTCTTCCTGGATCAACCATATCGAAAACGCCTTATTGAATGACGATGAAGACAACGGCCTGGGCCTTTCCCTTCCCACTCCTACTCACGATTTATGTGATAGTTTTTTGGCTGACGTTCTCGTAGACTCTCATGAAGAACCCTCCGTAATCGACGTCGATTCCAATGCTTCCGACTGCGGTAACGATTTCACCAATTCCCAGAAAGAGGATGTACATAAGGTTTCTCCTGCCGCACCCACAGACGATTGCTGTGTCAGTTTTATGGCTGATGTACTTGCAGATGCACATGGGAGGTCCTCTGGGGTTGATGCTGTAGTCGATGTTCTCTCCAATGCTTCCGATTGCGGTGACGACTCGAACAATTCCCAAAAGGAGAAGGTCGACGCAGCGAACATCGATGAAAGTGTAGGTGAAGATGTTGGTGATGCTGTCTCCAAAAAGCGGCGAAG GCAGCTGAGAAATAGGGATGCCGCAGTAAGATCTAGGGAGAGGAAAAAGATGTACGTAAAGGATCTAGAGATGAAGAGTAAATTTCTTGAAGGTGAATGCCGGAGATTGGGGCGTTTGCTTCAGTGTTACTGTGCTGAGAATCAAGCGTTACGCTTTAGTCTACAGATGGGAGGCGCTTCTGGTGTTTCACTGACCAAGCAGGAGTCTGCTGTGCTCTTGTTGG AATCCCTGCTGTTGGGTTCCCTGCTTTGGTTAATGGGCACCGTTTGCCTGTTCACCCTTCCTCGACTCCCACAATCAACTCTGGAACCTGTCCCACAAGAGAGAATGGAAAACGAAGGTCCAGGAAGCGCGCCTCTCAACGGGAGAGAAAATAACAATTCCATTAGGTCATACTCCTCACTACAGACTAGGAGGTGCAAAGCGGCGAGAACAAGAATGAAACCAAGTATGTTTGATGCGATACTTGGGGCTAGTTCGGCTCTGATTTCGACTTAA
- the LOC103493853 gene encoding pyrophosphate--fructose 6-phosphate 1-phosphotransferase subunit alpha, with the protein MDSDYGIPRQLSDLQKIRSLYQPDLPPCLQGTAVRVEFGDATTAVDPADAPTICRAFPHTYGQPLAHFLRATAKVPDAQIITEHPAIRVGVVFCGRQSPGGHNVIWGLHDALKIHNPNSILFGFLGGSEGLFAQKTLEITDDILSTYKNQGGYDLLGRTKDQIRTKEQVNAALKTCLDLKLDGLVIIGGVTSNTDAAQLAETFAEAKCPTKVVGVPVTLNGDLKNQFVETNVGFDTICKVNSQLISNVCTDALSAEKYYYFIRLMGRKASHVALECTLQSHPNLVILGEEVAASKLTLFDLTTQICDAVQARAQQDKYHGVILLPEGLIESIPEIYALLKEIHSLLRQGVLVDNISSQLSPWASALFEFLPPFIRKQLLLHPESDDSAQLSQIETEKLLAHLVEAEINKRLKEGTYKGKKFNAICHFFGYQARGSLPSKFDCDYAFVLGHVCYHILAAGLNGYMATLTNLKNPVNKWRCGAAPIAAMMTVKRWAQNPGASSIGKPAIHPATVDLKGKAYELLRQNASQFLMDDLYRNPGPLQFDGPGADAKPVSLCVEDQDYMGRIKKLQEYLDKVRTIVKPGCSQEVLKAALSVMASVTDVLSVMSSSSFSGKASLEG; encoded by the exons ATGGATTCTGATTACGGCATTCCTCGTCAACTCTCCGATCTTCAGAAGATCCGATCTCTCTACCAACCTGACCTTCCTCCTTGTCTTCAG GGAACAGCGGTCAGGGTTGAATTTGGGGATGCCACTACAGCTGTGGATCCTGCTGATGCCCCTACCATTTGTCGGGCCTTTCCCCACACTTACGGTCAGCCATTGGCTCACTTTCTCAGGGCGACTGCTAAAGTCCCAGATGCTCAAATTATTACTGAACATCCAGCCATCCG GGTGGGAGTAGTTTTTTGTGGAAGGCAATCCCCCGGAGGTCATAACGTCATTTGGGGGCTTCATGACGCTCTCAAAATTCACAACCCAAACAGTATATTGTTTGGATTTCTGG GTGGTTCTGAAGGTTTATTTGCCCAGAAAACTCTTGAGATTACCGATGACATTCTTTCAACGTACAAAAATCAAG GTGGTTATGATTTATTGGGACGAACCAaggatcaaattcgaactaaAGAGCAGGTTAATGCTGCACTGAAAACGTGCTTAGATTTGAAATTGGATGGTCTTGTCATAATTGGCG GAGTGACGTCAAACACTGATGCTGCTCAACTTGCTGAAACCTTTGCGGAAGCTAAATGCCCCACAAAG GTTGTAGGAGTTCCAGTTACTTTGAATGGCGATCTCAAGAACCAGTTCGTTGAAACAAATGTTGGTTTTGACACCATATGCAAG GTTAATTCTCAGCTAATCAGCAATGTATGCACTGATGCCCTGTCTGCAGAGAAG TATTACTATTTCATTCGACTCATGGGCCGGAAAGCATCCCATGTTGCTTTGGAGTGCACTCTTCAATCTCATCCAAATTTG GTTATCCTTGGTGAGGAGGTAGCTGCATCAAAACTTACTCTTTTTGATTTGACGACACAGATATGTGATGCTGTTCAGGCTAGAGCACAACAAG ACAAGTACCATGGGGTCATCTTACTGCCTGAAGGGCTGATTGAAAGCATTCCCGAAATCTATGCCCTTTTGAAG GAAATTCACAGTTTACTCAGGCAAGGAGTTCTCGTTGATAATATTTCTTCCCAACTCTCTCCTTGGGCATCAGCGCTATTTGAATTTCTGCCACCTTTCATCAGGAAGCAG TTGCTACTTCATCCTGAATCAGACGATTCTGCTCAGTTGTCTCAG ATTGAGACGGAGAAACTTTTGGCACATCTTGTGGAGGCTGAAATTAACAAGCGTCTG AAAGAAGGGACTTATAAGGGGAAGAAATTCAATGCAATTTGCCACTTCTTTGGTTACCAGGCTCGGGGATCTTTACCTTCAAAATTTGATTGCGACTATGCCTTT GTTCTTGGCCATGTTTGCTACCATATCTTAGCTGCTGGTTTGAACGGTTATATGGCAACTTTAACTAACCTGAAAAATCCTGTGAACAAATGGCGCTGTGGTGCTGCTCCAATTGCA GCCATGATGACTGTGAAGCGTTGGGCTCAAAATCCTGGAGCATCGTCCATTGGAAAACCAGCAATTCACCCAGCAACCGTGGATTTGAAAGGGAAAGCATACGA GCTATTGAGACAAAATGCGAGTCAGTTTCTGATGGACGATCTCTATAGAAACCCTGGACCTCTTCAGTTCGATGGTCCTGGTGCTGATGCCAAGCCCGTCTCCCTTTGCGTTGAGGACCAGGATTACATGGGCCGCATCAAGAAATTACAGGAATACCTTGATAAG GTCCGAACCATCGTGAAACCAGGGTGTTCGCAGGAGGTTCTTAAAGCAGCATTAAGTGTCATGGCATCAGTGACCGACGTCCTTTCTGTTATGTCTTCCAGTTCATTCAGCGGAAAAGCATCACTAGAAGGATAA